The Nostoc sp. 'Peltigera membranacea cyanobiont' N6 genome contains the following window.
AAAACAAGCGATCGCTTGTGAGAAATTGCGCGATAAATAAGCAGCGCGTCCAGTATGATAGTGATATAAAAACTCTTGGGTGTTGGCATCTAAAGGAGTATTGCGATCGCCAATTAACTCGTAGATATTAACTGCCTGGTGTTTCCCTTTGACTCGAATTTTGTCTAACTGGCGCACCCAAATGCGATCGCTGCAAAGCTGATAAGTAAATTCGCTTAAGATAATATCACAACCATATTCCTTAGTTACCGCCTCTAAGCGCGAACTTAAATTTACGCCGTCTCCAATGACGGTGTAATCCATCCGTTTGCGGGAACCAATATTACCCGAAACCACTTCCCCAGAACTAATTCCGATACCAATATGAATTTGTGGCTGCGCCTGGATAATTCGTCGCTGGTTAAATTCCTCTAGGCGTTTTCGCATATCTAACGCTGACTGTACGGCTCTCCAAGCATGATTTTCTGTAAGTGGTAGCGGCGCACCAAATACCGCCATTAATGCATCACCAATAAATTTATCGAGGGTACCTTCGTAGTTAAAAACAGCCTCCACCATTGTTTCAAAATACTGATTTAGCAACGATACCACCTCAGCTGCACCGAGATTTTCTGTAAGTGTTGTGTAGCCTCGGATATCAGAAAACAAGACGGTTACTTCCTTGCGCTCACCCACCATTAAAGCATCTTCCCCTAGTGCCATAACTTGTTCCGCTACATGGGGCGTTAAGTAGCGGGACATAGTAGTTTTCATCCGTTTTTCTCGACTGATGTCTTCTAATACCACCAAACCACCCCGGACACTGCCTTCTGGGTTAGTTAGAGGGTTGACAGTCAGATTCGTACTGCGTTCTAGTGTTTGCACTTCATCAGGGGTGAGAAACTCAGATTGGGGAGTGAGGGATAGATTCCAGGGAATGAACAAATCGGGGTTAGTGCGATCGCGCACTGCTAAAATCGAGTGCAGAGTGGCATTCTCCACTTGAGAAATTCCGACTATCAAACTTTGCTCTGGCACATAATGTTTAGCTCCAGTTTTTAAACTATCTTCTAGTCGCATTTGAAGGTTTTCAATCGGTACAACTTCCCAAACAAAGCGACCAATCAAATTTTGTTCCCACAAAAGCTTGTTTGTTTTGGTATTAGTATTTTTTACAGGACAACCTAATAACTCCAGTGCTGCATCATTAATCGTGACAATCTGACCTGCCATATCTGTAGAAATAACCGCATCTGACAGACTTTGCAAAATGTCTTTTTGATACTGTTTCTCTAACAACACATTTTCAAAGAGACGAGCATTTTCCAAGGCAATTCCTGCCTGGGTATTAAAAGCCCGCATAAACTCTTCATCAGAAGCAGTAAAACTGCTTTGTTGCTTATTAATTAATTGCGTTACACCGATTAATTCATTTGCAGAATTAAATACTGGTAAACATAAAATATTGCGAGTCACATAACCAGTTTTTCTATCTGTAGTTGGGTCAAAGCGGGGGTCTTTATAGACATCAGAAATATTTAGGGCTTCGCCAGTGGAAGCCACATAGCCAGCAATGCCACGGTTTGCGGGAATATGGATTTCTAACAAGTTTGTAGCATCTGCTGCTGCCGAAACTTTTGTCCAAAGTTCGCTCATATCTTTACGATATAAAAATAGCGTACTGCGGTCTGCTTGCATTAAAATTCGAGCTTGTTCCATGACTATCTGCAAAGTTGCTTCTAAATCCAAACTTTGCCCTAATGTCTGAGTCGCCCGCAACAAAGCCGTTGCACCTCGTTGATTACGAGCGGCTACATAAAAAGATTGACAGCTTTCCAGAATAATCCCAATAGAAGCGGCAAAGTCTCGAAAACGTTCTTCATCATCACGATTAAACGGAACATTTCCGGTTTTATTAGCTAGTTGTACTACCGCTACAGTATGGTTTTTACTACTGATAACAGGCATACATAAAATATTATGAATTTTATAGCCCATTTGTTTTTCAAGTTCTGGGCTAAATAGGGGATGACTATGAGTTTCTGATATATTTAAATATTGACCTGTACTAGCAACATGACCAGGGATACCCACCGTAATGGGGGTACGAATTTCTAAGAATTTTTGGCTATTATCTTGAGGAACTTTTGACCACAGTTGACCTTTGTCATAATCAACTAAAAAAATAGCTGTGTGTTCTGCTTGTAGGATTTGACCAATTTTGAGGGTGATAGCTTCTAGCACCTTCTCTAACATAGTTTCTAGAGCTTCATTATTGATTAGTTCAATAGCTCTAAGAAATTGCTGAAACTCAGCAGTTATGAAGTCAAGTAAGCAAACAAATTCATTAACAGATAAGTCTTTAACACGACGTAATAGAGCATGAGTACGATTAACTTGAGTCAGTTCAGTTAATGTAGCCAAGACGCTACCAGGGTTGGGGAGTGTCATGGGGATTGGGGATTGGGAATTAGGGACTGGGGATTGGGTATGGTTATTTTTTGTCCTCCTTGTCCCCATTGTCCGCCTTGTCCCCCTTCTATTTCCACTCCCTACTCCCCTATTTTGTTAATTGTTCAGAAACTATGACCTTTTGGTAATAATCTTGTAGCTGCCTGGTGGCAGCTGCCCAACCCCAACTTTCTGCTTCCTGACGAGCATTTTGACGCATGATATCTCGTTGTTCTTTTTGTTCTAAGAGGCGAATAGTAGCAGCTAAGGCTCCTTGAACATTTGCTGTAGGCTCAAAAAGATATCCATTTACTCCATCTGTCACAATATCAGGAATTCCCCCTGAACGGGCTGCTACTACCGGACAGCCAGCAGCCATCGCTTCTAGTAGGACTAAGCCTAGTGTTTCTGTACGGGAAGGAAAGATAAAGGCATCAGCACTAGCAAAGGCAGAACCTAATTCTTGCCCCATGAGATATCCAACAAAATAAGTGTTTGTATCAGCAAAGTGTTTTTCTAGTGCTTGACGGTGCGGGCCATCTCCAACCAATGCTAACCGCGCTTCGGGAATTGCTTCTAAAATAGGTTTGATGCGCTCAATTTCTTTTTCAGCAGAAAGCCTCCCAACGTAAAGTAGTAATGGGCTTTCTGGATGATTTTGTGATAAACGCGATCGCATCTCTACATTAGCTAAATCAGGGTGAAATAATTCTGTATCCACCCCACGCTGCCATAAATCTACACGTTCAATACCATGTGCTGTCAGTTCCTCTACCATTGCTGTGGAGGTACACAGATTCAAATCTGCTTGATTATGAGCGCCTTTTAGCAGTTCCCAAAGAAAGCCTTCCAGCATCCCCAAGCCGTAATGTTGAAGATATTGGGGTAAATGGGTATGATAAGACGCAACTAAGGGTATTTTGAGGATTTTGCTGTAAAATATGCCAGCTAAACCTAAAACAGCTGGATTCACGACATGAATCACATCTGGCTTAAACTCTTCTAAAACATAACCAATGGCGGGGCGGGGAAGTGCCATTGTTAATTCTGGATATAATGGCAAAGGAAAGCCAGTAATGCCGTAAACTTTAGCGCCCTTATGTTCAGTGATGCCTCCATCAGGGGCAATCACCAGCACTTGATTACCACTACGCTGTAAATGGTCAATAGTATGGCGCAGCCGCGTTACAATGCCGTCAACCTTAGGTAAAAAGGTTTCGGTAAATAGAGCAATTCTCATAAAAAACTATTCAGTCCAGGCAGATAATCCCAGCTTTGCTTGCGTTTCTGTATCAAACACAGAATAGACTTTCTCTTGTGGTGTAATCAACTCTGCACAGTCAGATTTAATGTTTTGGCGCTGTTTTTGTACAAAGTCCGAGATGTCCTCAATGTTGACAATCCAATCTTTGGCGTAAGTAGCTAGCACTTGACCGCGTAACCCTAACTGAATAGCGCGTCTTTCTAATTTTGTCCCAGTTGGGTGATGGTCTGGGTCCCATTGTAAGCGGACTTGCGATCGCTTCAATGCGCTTTGCCATCCACTTTTATCAGGATAAAGTTCTGGAACATAGCTGGAATGAACAGCCGCTGCTAAAATTTCTTCAATTGCCGAACGCTTAAGCCAAATAGCTAACACCACCTCTTGACCATTTTTTGTACCCCATCCAGAACGATACATCATCCAGAGGAAGTTAGGTTTGATCCAACTCATCCGGTCAAAACTGAACTCACCACCAAAATAACCGTAGGTGGCGGCGAAATGACCAATTGCAGGGCGATACGCCTGATAAACAACAATTGAATGGTCGTCATATTGTGCTAATATATGACGACCATTTTTTGGCCAATTACTAACTTGAGTTAAATAAGGTTCTGTTATCAGCCGCACGCACAGCTTATCCTAATTTCTGTGCCAAGACACTTTGGGCAGAATTTGCTTATGATCGACTCGTTTCTGATACTTAATGGCGAAGTTTAACAGAGAATCGAGTAGAGAATCAGAAAGCAAGTGAGGCTGTAAACCTAAATCGAGCAATTTAGTGTTTTTAGCGTTGAAGTAATGTTCTTCTTTCTCAACCCTGGGATTATCTAAGTGATTGATTTCTACCTTCAATCCCATAGCGTTACCAGCATTTTTTACCATTAATGCCAATTCACCGACGCTGAATTGTTCGGTAAATTGGTTAAATACGCGGAATTCGCCAGCTTGGGCAGGATTAGCGATCGCTAATTCCACACATCGTACTGTATCCCGAATATCCAAAAACCCGCGAGTCTGTCCACCTTTACCATAGACAGTTAAGGGGTGTGCGATCGCAGCTTGAATACAAAAGCGGTTCAGTGCAGTCCCAAACACACCATCGTAATCCAGCCGATTAATCAATAGTTCGTCCATCCCCGTTTCTTCGGTTAAGACACCATAAACGACACCCTGATTTAAATCAGTTGCCCGTAAGCCCCAAATCCGGCAAGCAAAGTGAATGTTATGACTATCATGGACTTTGCTTAAATGGTACATCGAACCGGGCTGCTTGGGATAAGGTAAGGTATCCTTGCGGCCATTGTGTTCAATGGTGATATACCCTTCTTCGATGTCGATGTTGGGTGTACCATATTCACCCATAGTCCCCAGCTTCACCAAATGACA
Protein-coding sequences here:
- a CDS encoding NAD-dependent epimerase/dehydratase family protein gives rise to the protein MKVLVIGGDGYCGWATALYLSNRGYEVGILDSLVRRHWDTELGVETLTPIALIQQRLQRWQDLTGKSIDLFIGDITNYEFLSKTLHQFQPNALVHFGEQRSAPFSMIDREHAVLTQVNNVVGTLNLLYAMREDFPDCHLVKLGTMGEYGTPNIDIEEGYITIEHNGRKDTLPYPKQPGSMYHLSKVHDSHNIHFACRIWGLRATDLNQGVVYGVLTEETGMDELLINRLDYDGVFGTALNRFCIQAAIAHPLTVYGKGGQTRGFLDIRDTVRCVELAIANPAQAGEFRVFNQFTEQFSVGELALMVKNAGNAMGLKVEINHLDNPRVEKEEHYFNAKNTKLLDLGLQPHLLSDSLLDSLLNFAIKYQKRVDHKQILPKVSWHRN
- a CDS encoding glycosyltransferase family 4 protein encodes the protein MRIALFTETFLPKVDGIVTRLRHTIDHLQRSGNQVLVIAPDGGITEHKGAKVYGITGFPLPLYPELTMALPRPAIGYVLEEFKPDVIHVVNPAVLGLAGIFYSKILKIPLVASYHTHLPQYLQHYGLGMLEGFLWELLKGAHNQADLNLCTSTAMVEELTAHGIERVDLWQRGVDTELFHPDLANVEMRSRLSQNHPESPLLLYVGRLSAEKEIERIKPILEAIPEARLALVGDGPHRQALEKHFADTNTYFVGYLMGQELGSAFASADAFIFPSRTETLGLVLLEAMAAGCPVVAARSGGIPDIVTDGVNGYLFEPTANVQGALAATIRLLEQKEQRDIMRQNARQEAESWGWAAATRQLQDYYQKVIVSEQLTK
- a CDS encoding DUF4291 domain-containing protein, which codes for MRLITEPYLTQVSNWPKNGRHILAQYDDHSIVVYQAYRPAIGHFAATYGYFGGEFSFDRMSWIKPNFLWMMYRSGWGTKNGQEVVLAIWLKRSAIEEILAAAVHSSYVPELYPDKSGWQSALKRSQVRLQWDPDHHPTGTKLERRAIQLGLRGQVLATYAKDWIVNIEDISDFVQKQRQNIKSDCAELITPQEKVYSVFDTETQAKLGLSAWTE
- a CDS encoding GAF domain-containing protein, which codes for MTLPNPGSVLATLTELTQVNRTHALLRRVKDLSVNEFVCLLDFITAEFQQFLRAIELINNEALETMLEKVLEAITLKIGQILQAEHTAIFLVDYDKGQLWSKVPQDNSQKFLEIRTPITVGIPGHVASTGQYLNISETHSHPLFSPELEKQMGYKIHNILCMPVISSKNHTVAVVQLANKTGNVPFNRDDEERFRDFAASIGIILESCQSFYVAARNQRGATALLRATQTLGQSLDLEATLQIVMEQARILMQADRSTLFLYRKDMSELWTKVSAAADATNLLEIHIPANRGIAGYVASTGEALNISDVYKDPRFDPTTDRKTGYVTRNILCLPVFNSANELIGVTQLINKQQSSFTASDEEFMRAFNTQAGIALENARLFENVLLEKQYQKDILQSLSDAVISTDMAGQIVTINDAALELLGCPVKNTNTKTNKLLWEQNLIGRFVWEVVPIENLQMRLEDSLKTGAKHYVPEQSLIVGISQVENATLHSILAVRDRTNPDLFIPWNLSLTPQSEFLTPDEVQTLERSTNLTVNPLTNPEGSVRGGLVVLEDISREKRMKTTMSRYLTPHVAEQVMALGEDALMVGERKEVTVLFSDIRGYTTLTENLGAAEVVSLLNQYFETMVEAVFNYEGTLDKFIGDALMAVFGAPLPLTENHAWRAVQSALDMRKRLEEFNQRRIIQAQPQIHIGIGISSGEVVSGNIGSRKRMDYTVIGDGVNLSSRLEAVTKEYGCDIILSEFTYQLCSDRIWVRQLDKIRVKGKHQAVNIYELIGDRNTPLDANTQEFLYHYHTGRAAYLSRNFSQAIACFEAAKYIQPQDQAVDIHLERARNYLQNPPPESWDGIWTMLTK